From Euwallacea fornicatus isolate EFF26 chromosome 35, ASM4011564v1, whole genome shotgun sequence, a single genomic window includes:
- the LOC136348791 gene encoding uncharacterized protein: protein MASAGELKGLNVARRTCKAQLTMFSKFLERLDVSSGLGAEKIGQIIERLDKLEGTFERFGTIQSELELHADDYDDELAERDDFENRYFELKAKGKGLLQKFSRVDASTAGGTSQGAESPSPLDNIKLPVISLPTFSGDFKDWLGFRDLYLSLIHNNDRLSRIQKFHYLRASLRDAASRVLGTLELSEGNYDIAWTTLSERYDNKRVLVHIHLKTLVEVESMHRESAPKLRSLIDSVSKSLIALTALGQKPENWGVLVAYLISTKLDPVTERQWEEAKSTHKEVPSWDSLREFLSARADMLEAIDRQRGNNSKPERNVGLKPNKTSAKTFVGSDISCGVCKAKHSLVKCPSFLAMSPNERFGKVKQLKVCFNCLKPGHSVKDCRLRNCSKCPAKHHTLLHFEPVRVQDDASKPVESLEHQVSLSSLSSDNHVFLSTVLVDVVSAEGKRLKVRALLDSGSQSNFITSSLCKRLKTKLGDFEVIVGGLGSKASEVKHCCHIEVCARHSGYKSSLKCLVLPRITGFIPGAPVNISRLNIPSNITLADPEFSKPGPIDLLIGSELFYGLLCVGQISLGPHNPILQKTRFGWIVSGSMANPGSINSICNLSTNSRPSGSNIAFDLKKFWEVEDNFSETKAWSAEELECEEHFQRTHRRSVDGRFMVAIPFKHPVADLGNSKTKALHRFLSLERKLSRDSALREEYCSFMREYSSLGHMTRVLDEDDRVSYYMPHHPVIKTESCTTKLRVVFDCSMPSSTGKSLNDLQMVGPVIQSDLFDILIRFREFRFVVSADIAKMYRQVFVEPKQRSLQRIFWRESPSDPIEVFELNTVTYGQASASFLAVRCLHQVAQESELDVASVIKSSFYVDDFLHSINSVEEGIRMCHRVSAALAGGGFKLRKWLSNEPAILRAVSQGNEDFQVLDFHGDERAKILGLTWHCSSDVLSYKIQAFDTNVKVTKRTILSGISQVFDPLGLLCPAVIIAKILIQRLWQEGLSWDESVPAHLHTAWTKFRSELPNLNGTHIDRHIACVDALCHELHGFSDASEDAYGGAVYVRSIDRNGDITVRLLCAKSRVSPLKSLTIPRLELCGALVMAKLISKVRAASRLQFVRQVCWSDSTIVLSWLKMSPSNLKVFVSARISQIQTLTMDCEWRHVPTRENPADLVSRGVFPSELMESSLWWYGPSFLQSRESHWPSVSEGPKEVPEVRVLKRVVVFVAIGDYFFERYSDFNRLSRIVAYVLRFVGNCRLRLSKGVIVSTPLSSSELNEAIKMLVKTAQRSSFPVELDCLSRGVALHPKDKLLSLSPFLDGEGIMRVGGRLRNSAYQFNKKHPMLLSPKHRLTRMLCEHEHRRLMHAGPQLLLASLREKYWVVAARNLIRAVVRNCVTCSRFNPQYLAPLMGDLPPSRLTGGSVFAFVGVDYMGPLNIRDKRGRGARLSKCYVSVFICFATKALHLELVSDLSSESFLLAFRRFVARRGRPSHVYSDNGTNFVGANRELAELGHFLIKESSKLANSYAQEGVQWHFIPPQSPHFGGLWEAGVKSVKHHLKRVAGNANLTFEHLITLLAQIESILNSRPLSPLSQDPNDLTPLSPAHFLIGRSLTELPDPDLQHIPANRLSVFQRIQQIKQHFWTRWSKEYVSELQQRVKWKARQQDVQEGVLVLIKDDNLPPSKWRMGRVVAVHPGQDGVNRVATLRTSSGLVKRSFSKICPLPTNTVIEDAASASRPGAC, encoded by the coding sequence ATGGCATCTGCTGGGGAGCTAAAAGGGTTAAACGTGGCTAGGAGAACGTGCAAAGCCCAACTCACTATGTTcagcaaatttctcgaaaggtTAGATGTAAGTAGCGGTCTAGGTGCCGAAAAAATAGGGCAGATAATTGAGAGACTCGACAAATTGGAAGGTACTTTCGAGAGGTTTGGAACTATCCAAAGTGAGTTGGAGCTGCATGCTGACGATTACGACGACGAATTAGCTGAGCGGGACGACTTTGAGAATAGATACTTTGAACTTAAGGCCAAAGGAAAGGGTTTACTGCAAAAATTCAGTAGGGTTGATGCGTCCACTGCAGGCGGCACCTCGCAGGGGGCGGAATCTCCTAGCCCTTTAGATAACATCAAATTGCCGGTTATCTCATTGCCAACTTTCTCTGGCGATTTCAAAGATTGGCTTGGGTTCAGAGATCTATACCTTAGTCTAATACATAACAACGATAGGCTGAGTCGCATTCAAAAGTTTCATTACTTGCGGGCGTCGCTGCGTGACGCAGCGTCTCGGGTTTTGGGAACTCTTGAATTATCAGAGGGCAACTATGATATCGCCTGGACAACCTTGAGTGAGCGATATGATAATAAGCGGGTGCTCGTGCACATCCATTTGAAAACTCTAGTTGAAGTGGAATCGATGCATAGAGAATCGGCTCCTAAATTGAGGAGTTTAATTGACAGCGTGAGTAAGAGCTTAATTGCGCTGACCGCTCTGGGTCAAAAACCCGAAAATTGGGGTGTTCTGGTAGCCTACCTCATAAGCACAAAGCTGGACCCCGTGACGGAAAGGCAATGGGAGGAGGCGAAGAGCACCCACAAAGAGGTCCCCTCATGGGACTCTTTGAGAGAGTTTTTGAGCGCCAGGGCGGACATGCTCGAAGCTATCGATCGTCAGAGGGGCAATAATAGTAAACCAGAACGAAATGTAGGACTCAAACCTAATAAGACGAGCGCCAAAACCTTCGTTGGGAGCGATATTTCTTGTGGAGTGTGTAAAGCCAAACACTCATTAGTTAAGTGCCCAAGTTTTTTGGCTATGTCCCCCAACGAACGATTCGGCAAGGTCAAGCAACTCAAGGTGTGTTTCAATTGCTTGAAGCCTGGTCACTCTGTAAAGGATTGTCGCTTGAGAAATTGCAGCAAGTGCCCGGCTAAGCACCACACCTTGTTGCACTTTGAACCCGTCAGGGTGCAAGACGATGCCTCCAAACCAGTGGAGAGTTTGGAGCATCAGGTTTCGTTGTCTTCACTTAGTTCGGATAATCATGTCTTCCTATCCACAGTTCTAGTTGACGTTGTCAGTGCCGAGGGTAAGCGCTTAAAGGTGCGCGCACTTTTAGATTCGGGAAGTCAGTCAAACTTCATTACCTCTTCATTATGCAAGAGGCTGAAGACAAAATTGGGCGATTTCGAAGTAATAGTCGGGGGATTGGGATCTAAGGCGTCAGAGGTGAAACACTGTTGCCACATCGAGGTGTGTGCGCGACACAGTGGCTATAAGTCTTCCTTAAAGTGTTTAGTTTTGCCCAGGATCACCGGCTTCATTCCTGGTGCTCCTGTGAATATTAGTCGGCTAAATATTCCATCCAACATCACGTTGGCAGATCCGGAATTTAGCAAACCTGGCCCTATAGATCTTCTGATTGGCAGCGAATTGTTTTATGGGTTGTTGTGTGTCGGTCAAATTAGTCTTGGACCGCACAATCCCATCTTGCAGAAAACCAGATTCGGATGGATTGTCTCCGGATCAATGGCGAATCCCGGTAGCATCAACTCCATTTGCAATTTGAGTACAAATTCGCGGCCAAGTGGCTCAAACATTGcctttgatttgaaaaaattttgggaGGTCGAAGATAATTTCTCTGAGACCAAGGCCTGGTCGGCTGAGGAGCTCGAATGTGAGGAGCATTTTCAAAGAACGCATAGGCGTTCAGTCGACGGCCGTTTCATGGTTGCCATCCCTTTTAAGCATCCCGTCGCTGACTTGGGGAATTCAAAGACGAAAGCTCTCCATAGGTTCCTTTCGCTAGAACGTAAGCTCAGCCGGGATTCAGCTTTGAGGGAAGAATATTGCAGTTTCATGCGGGAATATTCGAGTCTTGGGCACATGACTAGGGTGCTTGATGAGGATGATCGTGTCTCCTACTATATGCCTCATCACCCTGTTATTAAAACAGAAAGTTGCACCACTAAATTGAGGGTCGTATTTGATTGTAGTATGCCATCTTCAACAGGGAAATCCCTGAACGATTTGCAAATGGTCGGTCCCGTGATCCAATCGGacttatttgatattttgattcgTTTTCGCGAGTTCCGATTTGTGGTTTCGGCGGATATCGCCAAGATGTATAGGCAAGTATTTGTGGAGCCTAAACAACGTTCTTTGCAGCGGATATTTTGGAGGGAATCGCCCTCAGATCCTATCGAGGTTTTTGAATTGAACACCGTCACATACGGGCAAGCTAGTGCCAGCTTTTTAGCCGTAAGGTGTCTACATCAAGTAGCACAGGAGAGTGAACTTGATGTAGCCTCGGTGATAAAATCGTCATTCTATGTTGACGACTTCCTTCACTCAATAAATTCGGTTGAGGAAGGAATTAGAATGTGTCATAGAGTTTCCGCTGCATTGGCAGGGGGTGGCTTCAAATTGCGGAAATGGCTTTCCAACGAACCCGCTATATTGCGTGCGGTGAGTCAAGGAAACGAGGATTTTCAGGTGCTAGATTTTCACGGGGACGAGAGGGCTAAGATTTTGGGCTTAACTTGGCATTGTTCGTCAGACGTTTTGTCGTACAAAATTCAGGCCTTTGACACGAACGTGAAAGTGACAAAGCGCACCATCTTGTCAGGTATATCGCAAGTCTTCGACCCCTTGGGTCTTCTATGTCCGGCTGTAATCATCGCAAAAATCTTAATTCAAAGGCTTTGGCAAGAAGGGTTGTCGTGGGATGAGTCAGTCCCTGCCCATTTGCATACAGCCTGGACAAAATTCCGAAGTGAGTTACCGAATCTCAATGGAACTCACATTGATCGCCACATTGCATGCGTGGATGCTTTGTGCCATGAGTTGCACGGTTTTTCTGACGCTAGTGAGGACGCTTATGGTGGAGCCGTCTACGTCAGATCGATCGATCGAAACGGCGATATAACCGTGAGGTTATTATGCGCCAAAAGCAGGGTGAGTCCTTTGAAATCCCTGACTATCCCTCGTTTGGAGCTATGCGGTGCATTGGTCATGGCCAAACTTATAAGCAAGGTAAGGGCGGCCTCTAGATTGCAATTTGTTAGGCAGGTGTGCTGGTCAGACTCAACCATCGTCTTGAGTTGGCTAAAAATGTCTCCCAGCAACCTAAAGGTCTTCGTAAGCGCGCGGATATCACAAATCCAAACGCTTACAATGGATTGTGAGTGGCGTCACGTCCCCACTAGGGAAAACCCGGCCGACTTGGTATCGAGGGGGGTCTTTCCCAGTGAACTCATGGAGTCTAGTCTTTGGTGGTATGGCCCTTCCTTTCTTCAGTCCAGGGAAAGTCATTGGCCTAGCGTGTCTGAAGGACCTAAGGAGGTGCCCGAGGTCCGCGTTCTAAAAAGAGTTGTTGTTTTTGTCGCCATAGGGGACTATTTCTTCGAGCGCTACTCTGACTTCAATCGATTGAGTCGCATCGTAGCATACGTCCTTCGATTCGTTGGCAATTGTCGATTAAGGTTATCGAAAGGGGTCATCGTCAGCACCCCTTTATCTAGTTCGGAATTAAATGAGGCAATCAAAATGTTGGTCAAGACTGCGCAAAGAAGTAGCTTTCCAGTCGAGCTCGATTGCCTCAGCAGGGGTGTCGCCTTGCACCCTAAGGATAAGTTGTTAAGTTTGAGTCCCTTTCTAGATGGTGAGGGCATAATGAGGGTAGGGGGAAGGTTGCGAAACTCGGCTTATCAATTCAATAAGAAACACCCTATGCTTTTGTCTCCAAAACATCGATTGACGAGGATGTTGTGCGAACATGAGCATAGGAGATTGATGCATGCCGGCCCCCAGCTATTGCTCGCATCCCTAAGAGAAAAATACTGGGTTGTCGCGGCGCGCAATTTGATTAGGGCCGTTGTAAGGAATTGCGTTACCTGCTCGCGATTCAACCCTCAGTATTTGGCGCCTCTTATGGGTGACCTCCCGCCAAGTCGCTTAACTGGTGGGAGCGTATTTGCATTTGTGGGAGTGGACTACATGGGTCCACTCAATATACGGGACAAAAGGGGTCGCGGCGCAAGGTTGTCTAAGTGCTATGTAAGCGTATTTATATGCTTTGCGACGAAGGCTTTACACTTGGAATTGGTGTCCGATCTTAGCAGCGAGTCGTTCCTGCTTGCTTTTCGTCGGTTCGTTGCTCGGCGTGGTCGACCTAGCCACGTTTACTCGGATAACGGCACGAATTTCGTCGGCGCCAATCGAGAATTGGCAGAACtcggccatttcttgattaaagAATCGAGTAAACTGGCCAATTCATATGCCCAGGAGGGGGTGCAATGGCACTTTATACCCCCCCAATCGCCTCATTTTGGAGGTCTTTGGGAGGCGGGTGTCAAGTCAGTGAAGCACCACCTAAAACGAGTAGCGGGAAATGCCAACTTGACCTTCGAACATCTCATTACGCTACTAGCACAAATTGAGTCAATACTTAATTCCCGTCCTTTATCTCCCTTGTCACAAGATCCCAATGATTTAACTCCCTTGTCACCCGCTCACTTCCTGATCGGAAGAAGTCTCACGGAGTTGCCCGACCCAGACCTGCAGCATATTCCTGCAAATCGGTTGTCGGTATTCCAAAGGATCCAACAAATCAAGCAGCACTTTTGGACGCGTTGGAGCAAGGAATATGTCAGCGAACTGCAGCAGAGGGTCAAGTGGAAGGCACGTCAGCAGGACGTCCAGGAAGGGGTACTTGTGCTTATCAAGGATGACAACCTTCCTCCCTCCAAATGGCGCATGGGACGAGTAGTTGCAGTACACCCTGGTCAGGATGGAGTGAATCGTGTGGCTACTTTGAGAACTTCTAGTGGTTTGGTGAAGCGCTCTTTTAGCAAGATATGTCCCCTGCCGACGAACACTGTCATTGAAGACGCTGCAAGCGCTTCAAGGCCGGGGGcatgttag
- the LOC136348884 gene encoding facilitated trehalose transporter Tret1-like: protein MFEYSVYSIMTATLITFIAGTSLTWTSPEIGYLNSTDTGVFDESLTRNDSSWINAVLSIGAALGPFIFGYLADRIGRKNTLLSLAIPFGLSSLACAFANKVPEFLIARLITGLGVGGTFTVLPMYISEMSLNEHRGVLGAAMNIYICTGLTFTYVVGNFVSKVMIFNLLLAALAAIFFILFLLLGSETPHYYVQKNKHDLAKQALLKIRDASEDEVEKELELIRIEIEKEERGSMLDIFRSKGSTKAFIIGSGLVFFQQTSGINAVLSFAQTIFEQAGSSLEPAYCSMVIGSVQFGTSFITPVVSNLLGRKVLLIFSAIGMALSESILGIYGILKDHDQDSVSNLNFLPILSMVLYIITYNVGFGPVPWVLMGELFPNSIKSSASALATAVCWITSFVITKWYPEVAATLGQGACFVGFATFSLLAGVFVQFVVLETKGKTLAEIQNDLNK from the exons ATGTTCGAATATTCAGTGTATAGTATTATGACAG CTACGTTAATTACCTTCATCGCCGGAACCAGTTTAACGTGGACTTCACCAGAAATCGGGTACCTTAACTCAACGGATACGGGAGTCTTTGATGAGTCTCTTACACGCAATGATTCTTCTTGGATAAACGCAGTTCTATCGATTGGTGCAGCATTGGGTCCTTTTATATTTGGATACTTGGCAGATCGAATTGGAAGGAAGAATACCTTACTGTCCCTGGCCATACCTTTCGGTCTCAGTTCTCTTGCCTGTGCGTTTGCCAACAAA GTGCCAGAATTTTTAATAGCGAGGTTAATAACGGGACTTGGCGTCGGTGGAACTTTTACCGTCTTACCAATGTACATAAGTGAAATGTCCTTAAATGAGCATCGAGGTGTCCTAGGGGCAGCCATGAATATCTATATTTGCACTGGACTTACATTCACATATGTTGTCGGCAACTTCGTCAGCAAAGTCATGATCTTCAATCTGCTTCTGGCTGCTCTCGCagcaattttctttatcttgTTCTTACTACTCGGATCTGAAACACCCCATTATTacgtacaaaaaaataagcaTGATTTGGCCAAGCAAGCATTGCTCAAAATTAGAGATGCGTCTGAAGATGAAGTAGAAAAGGAGCTAGAATTGATtcgaattgaaattgaaaaggaAGAACGTGGTAGCATGTTGGATATCTTCAGAAGTAAAGGCTCTACAAAAGCCTTCATTATAGGCAGCGGTTTAGTGTTTTTCCAGCAGACGTCTGGTATTAATGCTGTGCTTTCCTTCGCTCAGACTATTTTCGAACAAGCTGGGTCATCCTTGGAACCCGCATACTGTTCGATGGTTATCGGTTCGGTACAGTTTGGGACCAGTTTTATTACCCCCGTCGTCTCCAATTTACTAGGGCGCAAAgtcttattaattttttcagccATCGGAATGGCTTTGAGTGAAAGCATTTTAGGAATCTACGGAATACTAAAAGACCATGACCAAGATTCCGTAAGCAATCTCAACTTCCTGCCAATCTTATCAATGGTACTCTACATAATAACTTACAACGTAGGTTTTGGACCGGTACCGTGGGTACTAATGGGTGAGTTGTTTCCCAACAGTATCAAATCTTCCGCAAGTGCTTTAGCTACCGCAGTGTGCTGGATCACAAGTTTTGTTATAACAAAATGGTACCCGGAAGTGGCGGCCACTTTAGGACAAGGGGCATGTTTCGTAGGGTTTGCAACTTTTTCGCTATTGGCAGGAGTGTTTGTTCAATTCGTGGTATTGGAGACCAAGGGGAAGACTTTAGCAGAGATTCAAAACGACCTGAATAAATAa